CTCTtaaatatgttaattatttatattaaatttaattaaaataacattaaatctattaaaaactaaaataagatatttaaaatattaaaaattaaattaaaatttaaccaAAATTTTGATACCGAAATATTACTTtactctaataataataataataataataatagaagaaAGCGCAACGCAACCATAAGGAATGATAAGAGAAGAGATGTTAGTATAGTATATAAATTTTGGAGTTGGGCTATTGCACGTTTCTGTAACCCATTGGAGTCTGTGCTTCCAATCCCCAAATTCCACGAACGCCACAAAGCCATCGCAGCGATTCTGAATGAATCAGTTGTAACTAACAACATCAAACGCCATGGCAGATGACTGTGCATCAAACGACAGCACACCACTGCTGCAAACCCAGTATGCGGAATCGGAGCCGAAAAGAACAGGGACGGTGTGGACAGCAGTGGCGCACATAGTGACAGGTGTCATAGGCTCAGGAGTGCTCTCACTCGCATGGAGCATAGCCCAGCTTGGATGGATCGGAGGCCCTCTCGCAATGCTTCTCTTCGCTTCCATCActcttctttcctcttttcttctcaGCAACACTTATCGCTCCCCGGACCCTGAATATGGACCCAAACGGAGTTCTTCTTATCTTGACGCCGTTAATATTCATCAGGGTATGCTTTCACTTCCATGCTGTTACTTTTACCATTTCATCTTCATACCTAACCTTACTTACTACttcttataattttactcttattttatctttactttttatTTGTTCCCTTCTTAATCAAGGCCCGTGAACCTTCTCTTTTTCGTATCATCTAAAGAAATTTTATCAAGTGTTATGGACTTCAATTTATGGTTCGTTTTTATATGTATCAgatcattaaaattttaattttactttcatttaaCTTTGGATTAAAagccttttttttttgggaattCCGTTACCTATTTTTTAGTTacgttttattttaaaagaatatataaCACGAAGCTAAATGCCTAAATTATAGTTATCTACGAATCTGCCCTTTGACTTggcattttaatttttgtatcgCCGTATCGGATGGCTATAAATAACCGGGAGGAAGAACAAGTTTTCCAGcaagaatataaaataattatcctttttttttcttttttcccccTAATACGTTAATGTCACGGCAACCATTTCTTCAGCTTCTGTTGTTTTACTTTTTTCATCGGTCTCtttctcatttttatttttttatttaattttaataatattaaatactGCCACATGGATCATGACCACTACATGACCCTGCCTTCACAGTTCTCCTCCTCCTTACGAAACTATATTGGAAAGTTACAGcactttatatataaaaaaagaaaattcaaatgAATGATTGTTATGATTCAGATTAATTGTTCGTATGGCTTaagttatattatatatacattttttataattgatttataagATAGAACCTTTATGCCGTTAATATGACTAATCTAATATAATAAACACAAATCTATGCACATGATCAATGTCACGTGAAAAttttgtgtgtgtatatatatttcTGATTTCCGATCTGTCTGCgtacaattattttttttaagaaaaaaaattcaactcTAAACCATCAAGTTTTAGTCCTTTTTATGATAgaatatacatttttttttttgaagttcTATTCTCCCTCTGATTTATCTCTTAGAGATTAATGTTTCCTCCAAATATTTCTTTTGCTCATGttatagataaaatatattCATGACTATTAGAATTAGATTCAATAATTCCTCAATGATGCAATTATACAATAGGAATAATGTTGTAAGGTGTAATATAAATAATTGTGTGTTTTTATTTACAAaaggaagaaaataataataataataatattaacacTCTCAATAATCACATATTCATAccaataaaaagtaatagtatgATAAATATACAATTTATCTCTGCTAATCTAATAATGATAAATATCATTGCTCTATTAATATAGTTTAACATTGAGATTACATGATTAAGGAAAGGTAGCAGTGAAAGACATCATGGTGAAATTGGTGAATGGTGATGATAGCAATGGTAGATGAACCATGGTGATATTTATAGTGATGGAGCTATGGTAGGTTATGTGTTCCTATTCAATTAGCAAAGTTTTCTTCTACGTTTGACCTCTTTAATCAATACCAATAAGCTGAAGAACAAGAACATTTGTGTCTCAATGTATCAAGTGTAAACTTTTTGAATTATTGAGTGCACACatcatgtttgataaaatgtcacaGAACATTTAGAACAGTCTCTTAACTGTATATACGAAATTACCATGAAATGATGATCATTTTGTGGTTACAGGAGTTGGAACTGGAAGGCTCTGTGGTGTTTTCGTGAATGTGAGCTTATATGGTTTTGGAATTGCCTACATTATTACTTCAGCTATCAGCATGAGGTGTGTCCTTTGGTTAATCATACTGGTTCCTCTTGTTTTGTCATATTTCCTTGCTTCTACTTTACTTTTCCTGCGTTTAATCAAGAAATGCGAATGCCGGGTTGATTGCGCTTTACCTCTTTCAAATTTACATCAAGTACATTCTAGCCCTTGATTTCAAAAGTATAAAGTGATCCCTTAAACATTTCAAGGTGTACAACTTAACCATGTTGCTAATTTTTCTATTGATTGTTTACAAAAATAACACATATTTAAGGTATCAAAGTTGCAAATATAGGAAAAGCTCCGAGGAGCAATTTGCACATAATTGAAAGTTTAAAGAAGTATGATGCACTTATGTTGGGTAATCTGCATATTTTCCAAAGGTTAAGGGACCCAAATTTACATTTTTGATTTGGGAGTTAAAGTGCACATGGTGTAAAATTCAGGGAATAAAATGCAGTTAACCCTGCTAGTGCCACTTATTGTAAGcatgatattttatttatactCCAACAGAATCTGACTACCAATATTGGTAAATGCTAaacaataattttattgatttagACTGCTATTTGTATTTGTTGCTGCAGAGCAATCCAAGAATCAAACTGTCACATTAAGAACGGGAATGGTGCATGTGAGTTTGGGGATTCATACTACATGCTTATATTTGGAGTTATCCAGATTCTTCTTTCACAGATACCAAACTTCCATAACATTCAGTGGCTTTCGGTTGTCGCGGCGGTTATGTCCTTCGCTTATGCCTTCATAGGAATGGGGTTCGCCATCAAGCAAACCGTAGGTATGCACATCagtatttatttgttattttgttttgaaCCAATACTACAAAAACCAAACCAACAACAATTAAGCCTTATACCATTAAATGGGTAGGCTACATAGATCAAATAGTGCCCTATCATAAATCATATAATAATTTCTTCTACTTTGACTCCCTTTATGACATTTATCTTGAACCATTACATTGTGCTCAGAAAAAGGATATGCTGAGGGTACCATTGAAGGAATTCCTACTTCTACTGATGTTCAAAAGATGTGGCTGGTTGCTCAAGCTCTTGGTGACATAGCATTCTCCTATCCATTCTCAGTAATTCTTATAGAAGTACAGGTACGTACCTTATGAAATCAGATACTCAGAATGTAACTTTACAATATCCTTAGGGTAGCATTTGGAACAGAAAGAACAGAGACAGTGGGATGGTAGAGATGTTACCTTCATGTCCCTTCTATTTTGGGGTTCataaattcaattcaaattgcCCCTAGGACATGTCTTTTATCTCCCTCTATTTTGAATGTACAGAGATTGTCTTCAAAGTTGTTTTGAGAAAAGGACAACCCTTTGTCTTTCTTATTGTTCAATAAAAATACCATGTACACACCAAAAATCAGCCACCATGTATTTGTGtgcgtgtgtgtgtgtatatatatattcaatgtGTATTTTGTATTCCAACATATACTCTATACAGGTGGCTACTTTGGTAGCTAATTTTGTGTACATGTAGCATGATTGATTTTTCAAACATGTTTGTCCCAAATATCTGAGTCCCATTTGTCTCAGGACAATAACAAAACATGCTACCTTTAGCAGAACTTGATAATTATAAAGGCTAATGTGAATCCGTACAATTGTTGAAGGATACCTTGAAGTCACCTCCTCCTGAAAACGTAACCATGAGGAGGGCCTCGCTAATAGCAGTCATTATCACGACGTTTTTCTACCTCTGTTGTGGCTGTGCTGGATATGCAGCTTTCGGCAATGACACACCGGGAAACCTTTTAACAGGGTTTGAATTTGCAAGGCCTCACTGGCTAGTAGACTTTGCCAATGCTTGTATAGTTGTTCATCTTGTTGGTGCATATCAGGTACATATAAAGATAGCACcctcaaaatttttattatggtACATCTGTTATCCTACATTCTTCAACATCTATGTTGATCTGTTGCAGGTGTATAGCCAGCCACTCTTCGCCAATGTTGAGAATTGGCTTCGGTTCAAATTCCCGGACAGTGATTTTGTGAATCAAACATATAACTTGAAACTTCCTTTTCTGCCAGCTTTTCCGTTAAACTTCCTTCGGCTTACTTTCCGAACTGCTTATGTTGTGTCCACAACCATCATTGGGATGCTCTTTCCCTATTTCAATCAGATCTTGGGGGTTCTTGGTGGCATAATCTTTTGGCCATTAACAATATATTTTCCGGTGGAAATGTACTTGAGTCAGGGCAACATTCAACCATGGACGACGAAGTGGGTCTTGCTTAGAACTTTTAGCATTGTTTGTTTTGTGGTGGGAATGTTTACTCTTGTTGGATCCATTGAAGGAATAATAAGTGCAAAATTAAGCTGAGAGAATCTTTCCCCAAAATTGGAAATCTTGAATTATATTATGGAAATGTCCTCTTTTTTCCCCttagtttttatattaaaaaaacaagTCATTAGACATAGGACTAGAAAGCATAAAGCATTATGCTTAGAGAGAGTATTGAATTGAAGGTTTTGATGCTTTTGTCTCATTAATATGTATGATTGAGCTGCTGGAACTTAAAATTACATTGTTTTTTTTAGATTGGTCTTCGGAAACTAGTTAGTTTCATCTGTAATACTGAAAGATAGATATAAGATGCATTTTTTTTATGTGATGGAAGAAGCATAAGGTTGAACATGCCCAATGTTATAAATTTCACTCTCAGAAGCCTGGAAATGAGACCCGTTGTAGGGCTCTAAGTTtttaactgaaaaaaaaaaaaatgaccCTACTTCCACTTCCACTTCACTCTTAGCATTGTGGTAACAAATTGAAAGGAAAAATGTTTATATGCACAATTTTTTGTGTACCTTTCTTTTCTAAGTATTTAAACTGAAAGTTAAGAAAAAATAGAATACAAAAAGTTTGTCTTCTAAAATCAAAGGGCAAGGTGTATACTTGAGGCATACAAAACAATGGTAAATGGCAGTTGTAGTTGTATTTGCTGGATTTGTTGAATACTCATTGCAATGAGCATATGACACCTTGATCCCATCTAGTTTCTTAGAATGTATTTCAGAAATAAACTAAAAACTTAAGATATTAGTTAACTTGTAAGGATACTAAGTGACAAAGCGAGGCAAGATCAAAGAGAAAAACCACCCCTTTTGTGTGGATTCAGTAGAGAACAGCAATGACCACCATAGAGATGATTAGAGGAGATGATAAATAACCTTTTTTAATTCAAACACACCCCCCCACTCACACACATACTCTAATTTCACTACAATCCAGCTACTACTGGGTATCTAATTCTAGACACAAATTTTTGTACATAATACACAAATTTTTACTGTAAATGTATTTTATTAGATGGATGAGTTAATATTCtgtagtttttcaaaaatttatatgcTACACATCAAAATTTCTATACTATACACCAAGATTTTTGtactatatattaaaatttatgtgTTGTGTATATTTCATTGATATAGTATACAAATTTCtatatataatacaaaattttgCACATCGCACAAGTTTCTGTACTCtatttttctaaatatttacaagagaagaagaagatgaaaacaACGAAGACCAATAATAAAagaggatgaagagggaaaaaaaaaagaagaaattaaacaacaacaagaCAGCGGTGGCGGCAGCGACAACGTTAAAGAAAGAAGCTTACAAAAAAAGAACATGATGAcgataataacaaaaaaaaagaagaaaactgaaaaagaagcacacaaaaatttggttaaaaacttGATTTAAGAAATACTTGTACACCTAGCATTTCTCTTTTCAACCAGTAAAAGAACGTGACTActagttaaaaattaataactatttcTATACACAATTTTAAACCCGTTAACTAGATGGTTAAGAAACCCAGCCAAACGCCAATTACACCAAGCATCTTGATTTAGAAATGGCATATTATaagctattattatttttaacatgGCAAATTTGCAATATAGGGTCACGATTCAGCGGTTAATATCGAAACTTATCGCTTTACTTATATACATCGATTCCGCAAGTCCCCTATTACTTCCAAAGATCTTATGCTTTAAAATGTTCTGAAAGAAAAATTAGGTGAATCAATGACTCTGTTAAAAACAGACCTCCTCTCATATTTGAATATTTGTCGCTTGTACGGAATGTTTAGGGAGTTTACTTAATCCCAAATGTAGTTTCGAGCCAAAACCATAGTTAAAGATCTTTATCAATTCAAATAAATATGTGCCCACTAAAAATCAGTCAACCAATTACTGTAGATTTGTATAGAATACAACTGACAcgcgaattttaaaatcttataagaCACAAAGatacatatacatataaaatataaaatattttatagataaatcataatgatattttattgatattaaaatataaaattttttaaattatttttaatattttattttaattatatcaaatatttaaaatattttttgttttaacaaataataatatatactatattatctaaatttatttcaagaatatatgttaagaataagattaAACACGCTAACACGTAatggtatttaggtgtgtccaaACGTGTCCGAagaaaaattttctattttttttacacGGTTGAACACCGTAAACACGCGTGTCAGACGAGTATCAGTAAATATCGTCTGAAATATATCCGACACAGACATGACAACTCAACAAAATATACATACTTcataaatatatacatatattgtttaagtcaatttttttaatgtcTCTTGTATTTCAACATAGATTCTATAGAAACAATTGATTTTGTAACTGATTTTTAATATACACACAGAACACGATTGATTATTCTATTTGAGAAAATTTTGACATAAATCACATTacataaaaatatcattttgaACAAAATTAACTAACGACTTTATTGGAATCCTTTGGCAAATGGCAATCATTTTAAAAGTATACATAAGATGTAAAACACGAGCCTACAAGGTAGTAAGCACTAAGCAATTAATAGTGAAAATGAAGATCCAAGATATATCGAGAAGTGATATGCATGTCAACGTAACCCTACTTGTGAGATCCAATCATCCAACACACGAGCAAGCATAGGATGAccacttaaaaaaaaaaatccaaaaccaTAACTAGGAGTTTGCTCAAAGAATGATCGAGACAGCGCACGTGAAACAACCTTAACAAGCATGGGGATTGGATCTAACCCTGCCATGCCACTCTTGCTAATGAAGAaccgaaagatgaggtggtttTGTGTGATCAAAGCAGAAACCTACCCAACATGTGCATTGAAAAAAGCGCACAAACTATGATCACAAAGCGGtcaacaaagaaagaaagagaaagggaGGTGTTGACTGCGGCATCTTGTGGGTGAGCTACCTGCCTCTCTCACACGCACAATATAGCGTTGAATTCTTTAATATAATCATGCGCCTTTGATGGATGCTCTTTGGGCCTCTTTACCCATGTTACCCCTATTGCATGCAATTTCAATTGCCATAACATAACCCcct
Above is a genomic segment from Arachis stenosperma cultivar V10309 chromosome 1, arast.V10309.gnm1.PFL2, whole genome shotgun sequence containing:
- the LOC130939811 gene encoding probable amino acid permease 7, yielding MADDCASNDSTPLLQTQYAESEPKRTGTVWTAVAHIVTGVIGSGVLSLAWSIAQLGWIGGPLAMLLFASITLLSSFLLSNTYRSPDPEYGPKRSSSYLDAVNIHQGVGTGRLCGVFVNVSLYGFGIAYIITSAISMRAIQESNCHIKNGNGACEFGDSYYMLIFGVIQILLSQIPNFHNIQWLSVVAAVMSFAYAFIGMGFAIKQTVEKGYAEGTIEGIPTSTDVQKMWLVAQALGDIAFSYPFSVILIEVQDTLKSPPPENVTMRRASLIAVIITTFFYLCCGCAGYAAFGNDTPGNLLTGFEFARPHWLVDFANACIVVHLVGAYQVYSQPLFANVENWLRFKFPDSDFVNQTYNLKLPFLPAFPLNFLRLTFRTAYVVSTTIIGMLFPYFNQILGVLGGIIFWPLTIYFPVEMYLSQGNIQPWTTKWVLLRTFSIVCFVVGMFTLVGSIEGIISAKLS